A window of the Paralichthys olivaceus isolate ysfri-2021 chromosome 5, ASM2471397v2, whole genome shotgun sequence genome harbors these coding sequences:
- the LOC109639515 gene encoding trinucleotide repeat-containing gene 6A protein isoform X4 has protein sequence MDAESSSSIGSEKNLSAVAVTTVMMMSANASSSVSSTASSPSSVTSAMMVGVSVNGDSNGNSRQVIGGGMGTISPANNGNNNITGSSHYSVAGSSSIGSNNMGNHNIKLVNSSGVWGTQSGSNMITTGGSTPCINGGLNPNTLNPNANHGAWPQNPTPSPGSLGQRPPQAQGISSKLGIAPQQGPLLGWGGMAAPDNSSMMEVTDVSNGTASSNSGNGGLQSTNLNTESNGPNNTIMMNTTTTTTNATMTSSPPNSTASPQLSGDCSWGSIGGGNGGPMANGNPSSAPQNPQGELGVAGAFGTPWGATTYPGDKGPPNADTVNPQNPALMQAGNPQISSTAAYKSNNNHNNTGAPRWDQGPANNPNQPQSNLSWGVGSNQIPGSAGPGNGNQTTMGPPAGIPRPWGSSASSSSSTSSSSSTSNNKMSNGEWGSAAPGNTTDAGNQKGSSANNGWKSLEDDAIGMGGGAGGSHGLGSVTGGWGRSGGSEGSGESSGGQSSSDRDGTLSKVGNRRKGTNSPTAVSAPSRADVDPRVLSNTGWGQTPVRQNTTWDVNSPINIQPQGPRRDDRKHSSSGSNWGTAGPSAPSQNSGGWGGRPNSSGQDAGGSGWGDQRPNSSWDSKVSASGGGGQSGWNDGSSYKGSNTNSNTWSNNFNKDDRSNTWTNAPKAQQGWGSNSGNGTEGWGSSGDGVRGGPNNQWGEPQKGAGSVGWDSDSDRSGSGCWSDPSRTNTSSSNTWVGSGGSNTPDQSASNQGSNWSESAHKPNSQSQSQGQGWGEPMKNNHGAQNWGEPNPKPSNEWGKGPEPHMSRSNHGSNKPSGWLGGPIPTGGQKEEVATGWEEPSPESIRRRMEIDDGTAAWGDPGKKSGGSVNMWNRTSQSDQESKGQSSQHQSHPAHNSMHPPQPMHPPAQENNCTSGWGEPYPKQKESSTWREPAAAPPPPVSVDNGTSAWGKPIDSSSTWEKPSRDSRDSGPGWGGHHKSAPGPKPMETWCGEDGSMGNSWDQEEEVEIGMWSNSQQDNRSHDQNTWNYKQKAPNKMNKPVNKQDEPWMKPFMNQFSSMNFPRDSPDDSMKTGVGMVQDKRMDMGNMGDYNGVMGKNPGSRHQLHKESPMDRNPYYDKNVNPMMGGSSVAQGRGGPQSQIPPQPNLRNQVPPPILPSQVPPSLLKYPGGNGGLNPLFGPQQVAVLNQLSQLNQLSQLNQINQLQRLLLQQQQQQQQQQKAQSQRAMPVGRQPEQTRPIGSSPSMMQPPRHLDPSLLKQAPPHKPYLDNYMSHNTPDMQKDAASLGSFSNFPLSLNSNLNVSLDMGVSGGSSGGGAVSYKEPPQSRMKKLWATDPLEQNSKSGAMSSGLRLEDSPFYDFLSPGPSPLSPPGQSMGSVGDGWPPRANSPPPHGNTVTWPPEFRPGEPWKGYPNIDPETDPYVTPGSVINNLSINTVRDTDHLRDRNNGPSSSLNTTMPSNSAWSSIRASSHSGSLTSTAQSTSARSSESKWSPGGGSVSNSSLAHELWKVPLPPKALSVAPPSRPPPGLTSQKPSPASSGWDASSLRLGGWGSTESRYTPGSSWGDSSSSSVRTQWLVLKNLTPQIDGSTLRTLCMQHGPLITFHLNLPHGNAVVCYSSKDEAAKAQKSLHMCVLGNTTILAEFASEEEINRFFAQGQSLATPSSGWQAIGSSQTRMDQSHPFPSRAPEPNQWNSSDLHSSSLWGGPNYSSSLWGSPSGTEAGRISSPSPISSFLPVDHLTGGGDSM, from the exons ATGGACGCTGAGTCTAGCTCCTCAATTGGCTCAGAGAAAAACCTCTCCGCTGTTGCCGTGacaacagtgatgatgatgtcagcaaatgcttcctcctctgtgtcttctacgGCTTCTTCCCCCTCTTCGGTGACATCTGCTATGATGGTCGGCGTTTCTGTGAATGGAGACAGCAACGGAAACAGTCGGCAGGTtattggtggagggatgggaacCATCAGCCCTGCAAATAATGGAAATAACAATATCACAGGGTCCTCCCACTACTCCGTGGCTGGGTCCAGCAGTATTGGCAGCAATAACATGGGTAACCACAACATCAAGCTCGTCAACAGCAGTGGTGTATGGGGCACCCAGTCAGGCAGCAACATGATAACCACAGGTGGAAGCACCCCCTGCATCAATGGAGGGTTAAACCCAAACACTTTAAACCCAAATGCCAACCACGGTGCCTGGCCCCAGAATCCAACCCCAAGCCCAGGGTCCCTGGGCCAACGGCCTCCACAGGCTCAGGGGATAAGTTCCAAACTGGGTATAGCCCCCCAACAGGGCCCCTTGCTGGGCTGGGGTGGCATGGCAGCTCCAGACAACAGCAGTATGATGGAAGTCACTGATGTGAGTAATGGTACAGCAAGCAGCAACAGTGGAAATGGTGGCCTGCAGTCTACCAACCTTAACACTGAATCCAATGGACCAAATAACACTATTATGAtgaatactactactactactactaatgccACAATGACCTCTAGTCCACCAAACTCTACCGCCTCACCCCAACTCAGTGGGGATTGTTCCTGGGGTTCCATTGGAGGAGGGAATGGTGGTCCGATGGCCAATGGAAATCCCTCATCAGCCCCCCAGAACCCCCAAGGAGAGCTGGGGGTTGCTGGGGCCTTCGGTACGCCTTGGGGCGCAACTACCTACCCTGGAGACAAGGGCCCCCCAAATGCAGACACTGTGAACCCACAAAACCCTGCCTTAATGCAGGCTGGAAACCCCCAAATCTCCTCTACTGCTGCTTACAAGAGTAATAATAACCACAATAACACTGGGGCCCCGCGCTGGGACCAGGGGCCTGCCAATAATCCTAACCAGCCTCAGAGCAACTTGTCCTGGGGTGTCGGCTCAAATCAAATCCCAGGCTCTGCAGGCCCAGGCAATGGGAACCAAACTACGATGGGCCCTCCAGCAGGGATACCTCGTCCTTGGGGGAGCAGCGCATCATCTTCGTCCTCAACCTCATCGTCCTCTTCCACATCAAACAACAAGATGTCAAATGGAGAATGGGGATCAGCAGCTCCAGGTAACACCACAGATGCTGGAAATCAGAAAGGAAGCTCAGCCAACAATGGCTGGAAGAGCCTAGAGGATGACGCCATTGGCATGGGAGGTGGAGCAGGTGGAAGCCATGGCCTAGGGAGTGTCACTGGAGGCTGGGGTCGCTCTGGAGGAAGTGAGGGAAGTGGAGAAAGCTCTGGAGGTCAATCTAGCTCAGACAGAGATGGCACTCTGTCAAAAGTAGGAAACCGCAGAAAAGGTACCAATTCTCCAACAGCAGTATCAGCCCCGTCCCGGGCTGATGTGGACCCACGGGTTCTGTCCAACACTGGGTGGGGTCAGACTCCCGTACGGCAAAACACCACCTGGGATGTCAATTCTCCAATTAACATTCAGCCCCAGGGTCCAAGACGAGATGACAGAAAGCACAGTAGTAGTGGCTCCAACTGGGGTACAGCAGGACCGTCAGCTCCTTCCCAGAACTCTGGAG GCTGGGGTGGTCGTCCGAACAGCTCAGGTCAGGATGCAGGAGGTTCTGGCTGGGGAGACCAGAGACCAAACTCCAGTTGGGACAGCAAAGTCTCAGCGAGTGGAGGTGGTGGGCAGAGTGGCTGGAATGATGGTTCCAGCTACAAGGGTAGCAACACCAATAGTAACACATGGAGCAACAACTTTAACAAAGATGACAG gtCCAATACCTGGACTAATGCGCCCAAAGCGCAGCAGGGCTGGGGTTCCAACAGTGGGAATGGAACTGAAGGGTGGGGTAGCAGTGGAGATGGTGTCAGAGGAGGACCCAACAATCAATGGGGGGAGCCCCAAAAAGGTGCTGGCTCAGTGGGCTGGGACAGCGACAGCGACCGGTCTGGCTCTGGATGTTGGAGCGATCCAAGCCGAaccaacaccagcagcagcaacacctGGGTCGGGAGTGGAGGATCAAATACTCCAGATCAGAGCGCGTCAAACCAAGGTTCCAACTGGAGTGAATCAGCCCACAAACCCAATTCTCAGAGCCAGAGCCAGGGCCAGGGCTGGGGTGAGCCAATGAAGAACAACCACGGGGCCCAGAACTGGGGTGAGCCGAATCCTAAGCCCTCCAACGAGTGGGGGAAAGGTCCCGAACCACACATGTCCAGAAGCAACCATGGCTCTAACAAGCCCTCAG GCTGGCTGGGAGGCCCCATACCCACAGGAGGTCAGAAGGAGGAAGTGGCTACTGGGTGGGAAGAGCCTTCTCCAGAATCCATACGGCGCCGAATGGAGATCGATGATGGCACCGCAGCTTGGGGAGATCCTG GCAAAAAAAGTGGTGGATCTGTCAACATGTGGAACAGGACCAGCCAATCAGACCAGGAAAGCAAGGGTCAGTCCTCTCAGCACCAGTCTCATCCAGCACACAACTCCATGCATCCTCCTCAGCCCATGCATCCTCCTGCACAGGAGAATAACTGCACTTCTG gttGGGGTGAGCCATATCCCAAGCAGAAGGAGTCCTCAACATGGAGGGAGCCTGCCGCTGCGCCGCCACCGCCTGTTTCGGTGGACAACGGGACGTCTGCCTGGGGGAAGCCCATCGACAGCAGCTCCACTTGGGAAAAACCCAGCAGGGACAGCAGAGACTCTGGGCCTGGCTGGGGTGGCCACCATAAGTCTG CTCCAGGTCCCAAGCCCATGGAGACATGGTGTGGTGAGGACGGGTCCATGGGCAATAGCTGGGACCaggaagaagaggtggagaTTGGCATGTGGAGCAACAGCCAACAGGACAACAGGTCCCATGACCAAAACACCTGGAACTACAAGCAAAAAGCCCCAAACAAG ATGAACAAACCAGTCAACAAACAGGATGAACCCTGGATGAAACCTTTCATGAACCAGTTCAGCAGCATGAACTTTCCT AGAGACTCTCCCGACGACTCCATGAAGACAGGAGTGGGGATGGTGCAGGACAAGCGCATGGACATGGGCAATATGGGAGACTACAACGGAGTTATGGGGAAGAACCCTGGGTCTAGACACCAGCTCCACAAGGAGTCTCCCATGGATCGCAACCCTTACTATGACAAG AATGTAAACCCAATGATGGGTGGCAGCAGCGTAGCACAGGGCCGAGGTGGCCCCCAGTCCCAGATCCCCCCCCAACCCAACCTTCGTAACCAAGTGCCTCCACCCATCCTGCCCTCTCAG GTCCCTCCATCCCTGTTGAAGTACCCAGGAGGTAACGGAGGCCTGAACCCTCTGTTCGGACCTCAGCAGGTGGCTGTGCTCAACCAACTCTCCCAGCTCAACCAGCTGTCGCAGCTCAACCAGATCAACCAGTTACAG cgtcttctcctccagcagcagcagcagcaacagcagcaacagaagGCTCAGAGCCAGAGAGCAATGCCCGTGGGACGACAGCCTGAACAG ACACGTCCTATTGGTTCGTCTCCATCAATGATGCAGCCTCCACGTCACCTGGACCCCTCTTTGCTAAAACAGGCCCCACCTCACAAACCGTACCTGGATAACTACATGTCCCACAATACACCTGATATGCAGAAGGATGCTGCCTCTCTTGGATCCTTCAGCAACTTCCCTTTAA GCTTGAACTCTAACCTGAATGTATCCCTGGACATGGGTGTTAGTGGCGGTAGTAGTGGCGGCGGAGCTGTGAGCTACAAAGAGCCGCCCCAGTCCAGAATGAAGAAACTGTGGGCTACTGACCCTCTGGAGCAGAACAGCAAATCTG GTGCTATGTCGTCTGGGCTGCGTCTGGAGGACTCTCCCTTCTATGACTTCCTGTCTCCTGGCCCGTCTCCCCTGAGTCCTCCCGGCCAATCAATGGGCTCGGTGGGCGACGGCTGGCCGCCCCGTGCCAACTCCCCCCCGCCCCATGGAAACACTGTCACCTGGCCCCCAG agttcCGGCCCGGGGAGCCCTGGAAAGGTTACCCTAACATTGACCCTGAGACTGACCCCTACGTGACCCCCGGCAGTGTCATCAACAACCTCTCCATCAACACCGTCCGTGACACAGACCACCTCAGGGACAGGAACAACG GGCCATCCTCATCACTGAACACCACGATGCCTTCTAACAGTGCCTGGTCATCCATTCGTGCCTCCAGCCACAGCGGTTCCCTCACCAGTACAGCACAAAGCACTTCAG CCAGATCCAGCGAGTCAAAGTGGTCTCCCGGTGGCGGTTCTGTGTCCAACTCCTCCCTAGCCCATGAGCTGTGGAAGGTCCCCCTGCCACCCAAGGCGTTGTCCGTGGCACCCCCCTCCAGACCTCCACCTGGCCTCACCAGCCAGAAGCCCAGTCCTGCTTCCTCTGGCTGGGATGCCTCTTCCCTGAGGTTGGGGGGTTGGGGCTCCACTGAGTCCAGATACACACCTG GTTCCAGTTGgggtgacagcagcagcagctcagtgagaaCCCAATGGCTTGTTCTGAAAAATCTCACACCTCAG ATTGACGGCTCTACCCTGAGGACCTTGTGCATGCAGCACGGCCCTCTGATCACATTCCACCTCAACCTGCCACATGGTAACGCTGTGGTATGCTACAGCTCCAAGGACGAGGCCGCCAAGGCCCAGAAGAGCCTGCACAT GTGTGTTTTGGGGAACACTACCATTCTGGCTGAGTTTGCCAGCGAGGAGGAAATCAACCGTTTCTTTGCACAAGGGCAGTCATTGGCCACTCCCTCCTCCGGCTGGCAGGCCATCGGCTCCTCTCAGACCAGAATGGATCAGTCTCACCCCTTTCCCAGCCGCGCTCCTGAACCGAACCAGTGGAACAGCAGCGATCTACACAGCTCCTCCCTCTGGGGCGGGCCCAACTATTCCAGTAGCCTGTGGGGGAGCCCCAGTGGCACCGAGGCAGGGAGGATCAGCAGCCCTTCTCCAATCAGCTCCTTCCTCCCGGTGGATCACCTGACAGGGGGTGGGGACTCCATGTGA